The sequence CTTTTGTCACAACAATTGCAAAAGCTGCAAAAGAGAATCAAATCCAAGTTGTAGGCTCATTTTATGAAAAGAGTAAAAAGAAAGATCGTGTATATGACACTTCTTTTGTAATTGATAAATCAGGCAAGATAATCTCTACATATCGTAAAATTCACCTCTATGATGCATTAGGATTTAAAGAATCAGATAAAATGGTCTCAGGCTCTAAAATTGCAAAGCCTGTAAAGACATCTATTGGAAAAATTGGCATGATGATCTGTTATGATTTAAGATTTCCAGAGATGTCAAGATCTTTAGCTGTTGCAGGTTCTGAAGTACTAATTATACCATCAGCTTGGGTTAAAGGAAATATGAAGGAGGAACACTGGATCACAATTAACAAAACACGTGCAATTGAAAATGGATGTTACATCATTGCAC comes from Nitrosopumilus sp. and encodes:
- a CDS encoding carbon-nitrogen hydrolase family protein, with the translated sequence MKAAVIQFKASTKKEDNLKKIVSYISKAAAKNATLCAFPEFMMFYTNSSQTSKQLASLAETINGTFVTTIAKAAKENQIQVVGSFYEKSKKKDRVYDTSFVIDKSGKIISTYRKIHLYDALGFKESDKMVSGSKIAKPVKTSIGKIGMMICYDLRFPEMSRSLAVAGSEVLIIPSAWVKGNMKEEHWITINKTRAIENGCYIIAPDQVGNIYCGRSLVVDPYGKILLDMKKKQGIGFVNIDLDMVKQTRKVLPLLKNRRTDVYPTLKA